In Populus trichocarpa isolate Nisqually-1 chromosome 7, P.trichocarpa_v4.1, whole genome shotgun sequence, the following proteins share a genomic window:
- the LOC112328209 gene encoding cytochrome P450 71AU50 translates to MAWILTTLALIPLAFFLRAWLSKRKIKDSKLPPGPIGFPIFGSLHLLGKFPHHDLHQLAKKYGPIMYMRLGLVPTVVVSSPRAAELILKTHDLVFANRPPNEAAKHITYEQKGLTFAPYGSYWRNVRKMCTLELLSNHKINSFMSTRKEELDLLIDYIKDASRDRVAVDLSAKVSSLNADISCRMIFGKKDLEKEFDERGFEPLTHEGIRIAASFNLGDYIPPIAPLDLQGLTKRMKAIGKVFDDFFEKIIDEHIQFKDENRTKDFLDVMLDFLGSEETEYRIGRGNIKAIILDMLVGSMDTPAAAIEWTLSELIKHPRVMKKVQKELEEKIGMDRMVEESDLEGLEYLHMVIKEAFRLHPVAPLLVPHESMEDCTIDGFLIPQKTRVLVNVWAIGRDQSAWTDDANKFIPERFAGSNIDVRGRDFQLLTFGAGRRSCPGMHLGLTMVRQIVAQLVHCFDWELPNNMLPEELDMTEAFGLVTPRANHLCATPTYRLHL, encoded by the exons ATGGCTTGGATATTAACCACTCTAGCCTTGATTCCGCTCGCTTTCTTCCTCCGAGCTTGGCTGTCGAAAAGAAAGATCAAGGATAGCAAGTTACCCCCTGGTCCAATAGGGTTTCCTATATTTGGTAGCTTACATTTGTTAGGGAAGTTCCCTCACCATGACTTGCATCAACTAGCAAAGAAGTATGGCCCTATCATGTATATGCGGTTAGGCTTGGTGCCTACTGTAGTTGTCTCATCGCCTCGGGCTGCCGAATTGATTCTTAAGACCCATGACCTCGTGTTTGCTAATAGGCCACCAAATGAGGCTGCGAAGCATATCACTTACGAGCAGAAGGGCTTAACATTTGCTCCATATGGTTCTTATTGGCGCAACGTGCGCAAGATGTGTACCCTTGAGTTGCTTAgcaaccataaaataaattctttcatGTCCACGAGGAAAGAAGAGCTTGACCTCTTGATTGACTACATTAAAGACGCTTCTCGTGATCGTGTTGCTGTTGATCTTAGTGCCAAGGTCTCATCTCTAAACGCTGACATCAGTTGTAGGATGATTTTTGGAAAGAAAGACTTGGAAAAGGAATTTGATGAGAGGGGGTTCGAACCACTGACTCATGAGGGCATCCGTATAGCAGCAAGTTTTAACTTGGGAGATTACATCCCTCCAATTGCACCACTTGACCTTCAGGGTCTTACAAAGCGCATGAAGGCCATAGGCAAGGTTTTTGATGACTTCTTTGAGAAGATTATTGATGAGCACATTCAGTTCAAGGACGAAAACAGAACTAAAGATTTTCTTGATGTCATGTTGGACTTCTTGGGATCTGAAGAAACTGAGTATCGTATTGGTCGAGGCAACATCAAAGCCATAATCTTG GACATGCTTGTAGGCTCAATGGACACCCCAGCCGCAGCAATTGAGTGGACTCTCTCCGAGCTCATCAAGCATCCAAGAGTAATGAAGAAAGTCCAGAAAGAACTGGAAGAGAAAATAGGCATGGATAGAATGGTGGAAGAATCAGACTTGGAGGGCTTGGAGTACTTGCACATGGTTATAAAGGAAGCTTTCAGGCTCCATCCAGTGGCACCTCTACTTGTCCCTCACGAGTCAATGGAAGATTGCACCATAGATGGCTTCCTCATCCCGCAAAAAACACGTGTTCTTGTAAACGTTTGGGCTATTGGACGCGACCAAAGTGCCTGGACTGATGATGCAAATAAGTTTATTCCAGAGAGGTTTGCTGGGAGTAACATAGATGTTCGTGGACGCGATTTCCAGCTTCTCACCTTCGGGGCTGGGCGCAGGAGCTGCCCTGGAATGCATTTGGGACTAACCATGGTTCGGCAAATTGTGGCACAGCTGGTGCATTGCTTTGACTGGGAGCTTCCTAACAATATGTTGCCGGAGGAATTGGACATGACTGAGGCGTTTGGTCTTGTAACCCCGAGAGCAAACCATCTGTGCGCCACTCCAACTTATCGCCTTCACCTCTGA